One window of Eisenibacter elegans DSM 3317 genomic DNA carries:
- the mtnB gene encoding methylthioribulose 1-phosphate dehydratase — protein sequence MHMTRIAQVDTLLEIIRIFNDRGWSMATSTNYSFRNPTPQEDTFTISVSGVDKSKFGLHHLMEIDAQAKPLPGYEGLRSSAETLLHTQLYENPNIGAVLHTHSVAGTVLSRIYAAQGGLVLEGFEMLKGLDNIQTHDTSVWLPIFANAQEMEPLSAEVRKYMAQNPQTQGYLLAGHGLYTWGRTLEEAKRKIEVLEFLMECVLQLRPWETT from the coding sequence ATGCATATGACCCGTATTGCGCAGGTAGATACCCTGCTGGAAATTATCCGTATTTTTAATGACCGTGGCTGGTCGATGGCCACGAGCACCAATTATTCGTTTCGCAACCCCACACCACAAGAGGATACCTTCACGATTTCGGTATCAGGGGTGGATAAGTCGAAGTTTGGCCTCCACCACCTGATGGAAATTGATGCGCAGGCCAAGCCTCTGCCAGGATATGAGGGGCTTCGGTCGTCGGCGGAGACTTTGCTGCATACGCAGCTGTACGAAAACCCAAACATTGGGGCGGTGTTGCACACGCATTCGGTGGCGGGGACAGTGCTCTCGCGCATTTATGCCGCCCAAGGGGGGTTGGTATTGGAGGGCTTTGAGATGCTCAAGGGCTTGGACAATATCCAAACGCACGACACTAGTGTGTGGCTGCCCATTTTTGCCAATGCGCAGGAGATGGAGCCACTGAGCGCCGAGGTGCGTAAGTATATGGCGCAAAATCCGCAAACGCAGGGATACCTCCTTGCCGGCCACGGCCTCTACACCTGGGGACGCACACTGGAGGAGGCTAAGCGCAAGATAGAGGTGCTGGAGTTTTTGATGGAATGCGTGCTGCAACTAAGACCTTGGGAGACCACTTAG
- a CDS encoding DoxX family protein has translation MSFLATPFSLYLTVVLYLVAGINHFINPRFYERMMPSFLPAPVLLHKLAGVVEIVLAVALLIPAWRLWAVWGLVALLVSFFLVHIPHLIRPPIKKVPYWIYLVRVPIQFFLIYWAWSLQYVS, from the coding sequence ATGAGCTTTTTAGCCACTCCTTTTTCGCTTTACCTGACGGTAGTGCTCTACCTAGTTGCAGGGATTAATCATTTTATCAACCCTCGGTTTTATGAGCGGATGATGCCCTCGTTTTTGCCCGCTCCGGTGTTGCTCCACAAGCTGGCCGGCGTAGTGGAGATTGTGCTTGCAGTAGCGTTGCTGATTCCGGCTTGGCGTTTGTGGGCTGTTTGGGGCTTGGTAGCGTTGTTGGTATCTTTTTTCTTGGTGCATATCCCGCACCTCATCCGGCCACCTATCAAAAAAGTACCTTACTGGATATATTTGGTGCGTGTCCCTATCCAGTTTTTCCTTATTTATTGGGCTTGGTCCTTACAGTATGTATCTTGA
- a CDS encoding Crp/Fnr family transcriptional regulator: MTDLTNIQANISHLSPISTEEMALFFELGLLRKFKKNALVLRQGEDISPFMFIKRGCLMTYHEDEAGFKHVIQFGVAMWWTGDLQSMQDNTLSYYGIKAISPTEVYSFDQARFETLVSAAPGFERYFRLLFQKSLINHQKRIIRNISFSAEQRYEAFVSTFPKLEQLVPQKYVASYLGITPEFLSKMKARFYRQKD, translated from the coding sequence ATGACTGACCTCACCAACATCCAAGCCAATATTAGCCATTTGAGCCCAATCAGTACTGAGGAGATGGCGCTATTTTTTGAACTTGGCCTGTTGCGTAAGTTCAAAAAAAACGCCCTTGTACTGAGGCAAGGAGAGGATATCAGCCCCTTTATGTTCATCAAGCGGGGTTGCCTGATGACCTACCACGAAGACGAGGCTGGCTTCAAGCACGTCATTCAGTTTGGGGTGGCGATGTGGTGGACCGGCGACCTACAGAGCATGCAAGACAATACCCTCTCCTATTATGGCATCAAGGCCATCAGCCCGACAGAAGTCTACAGCTTCGACCAAGCCCGATTTGAGACCCTCGTTTCTGCCGCTCCCGGATTTGAGCGCTACTTCAGGTTGCTGTTCCAAAAATCACTCATCAACCATCAGAAGCGCATCATCCGCAATATTTCCTTCAGTGCCGAGCAGCGCTATGAGGCCTTCGTCAGCACCTTCCCCAAGCTAGAGCAGCTGGTTCCACAAAAGTATGTCGCCTCGTATCTGGGCATCACTCCCGAGTTTCTGAGCAAGATGAAGGCCCGATTTTATCGCCAAAAAGATTGA
- a CDS encoding DUF5522 domain-containing protein, protein MPHTEKQPLTAEDYYYDPRGFKVFTEQYLLKRGHCCKNNCRHCPYSIRHKKG, encoded by the coding sequence ATGCCACACACTGAAAAACAACCCCTCACTGCCGAAGACTATTACTACGACCCACGGGGTTTTAAGGTTTTCACCGAGCAATACCTCCTCAAACGAGGTCATTGCTGCAAAAATAACTGCCGCCACTGCCCCTACAGCATCCGGCATAAGAAGGGCTGA
- the recO gene encoding DNA repair protein RecO, which produces MLVKTSGVVIHYLKYSETSIITKVYTEELGLQTYLVSGVRSAKNRNKIALYQPLSLLDMVVYYQKDVQRIYRISEVKPAPALRQIPFDPNKTAVALFLSEALYRILKEDTPQPELYAYLKQHILWLDNATEGLGLFHSYFLLHLATFLGFGISQGSELLAQVQAYNPSLIGPTEQAAVADLLDALLLASQPPSSHPAAPLIKHKTVDALLDFYRLHIDNMPALKSLAVLREVMRS; this is translated from the coding sequence GTGCTTGTCAAAACATCAGGGGTGGTCATCCACTATCTCAAATACAGCGAAACTTCGATTATCACCAAAGTATATACCGAAGAGCTTGGGCTACAAACTTACCTCGTCAGTGGGGTGCGTAGCGCCAAAAACCGCAACAAAATCGCGCTCTATCAGCCGCTAAGCCTTCTGGATATGGTCGTATACTACCAAAAAGATGTGCAGCGCATTTACCGTATTTCAGAAGTTAAACCCGCTCCTGCGCTCCGCCAAATTCCTTTTGACCCCAACAAAACCGCTGTAGCGCTTTTCCTCTCCGAAGCCCTCTACCGTATTCTGAAAGAAGATACTCCACAGCCGGAGCTGTATGCCTATCTCAAGCAACATATCCTCTGGCTCGACAACGCCACGGAGGGGCTAGGGCTTTTCCATAGTTATTTCTTATTGCATCTTGCTACTTTTCTAGGCTTCGGCATCAGCCAAGGCTCAGAGCTATTGGCACAAGTACAGGCCTACAACCCTAGTCTGATAGGGCCTACAGAGCAGGCAGCGGTGGCAGACTTGCTGGATGCCTTGTTATTGGCTTCACAACCCCCAAGCAGCCACCCGGCTGCGCCGCTCATCAAACACAAAACGGTAGATGCACTGCTTGATTTTTACCGCCTGCATATCGACAATATGCCCGCACTCAAGTCCTTGGCCGTGTTGCGAGAGGTGATGCGTTCTTAG
- a CDS encoding PaaI family thioesterase, which produces MQEANPTTDFNADFYKEIFHEYIPFNKFLGFRLSHVAPEYSEVLIPFREEFIGDPRLGRLHGGVLMVAMDSGQGVAAMTTIDMLRDKIATLDLRIDYLAPAGREEVVVASKVHKSGSRVVFVSSVAYHPSAPEVILAEGRGVFSVKRR; this is translated from the coding sequence ATGCAAGAGGCTAACCCAACAACAGATTTCAACGCTGATTTTTATAAGGAGATTTTCCACGAATATATCCCCTTCAACAAGTTTTTAGGATTTAGGCTAAGCCACGTAGCGCCTGAATATTCTGAGGTATTGATTCCCTTTCGGGAGGAGTTTATTGGCGACCCTCGGCTGGGGCGTTTGCACGGAGGGGTGTTGATGGTGGCGATGGATTCGGGGCAAGGAGTGGCCGCAATGACTACCATCGATATGCTGCGCGATAAGATAGCTACGCTCGACCTGCGCATCGACTACTTGGCTCCTGCCGGGCGCGAGGAGGTGGTGGTTGCTTCTAAGGTACACAAAAGCGGCAGCCGTGTGGTGTTTGTCAGCTCGGTGGCTTACCATCCCTCTGCGCCAGAGGTGATTTTGGCCGAAGGACGAGGGGTGTTTAGTGTCAAACGACGATAG
- the rpmB gene encoding 50S ribosomal protein L28, producing MARVCQITGKKTQVGNNVSHANNKTKRKFYPNLQKKRFFVESTGEWITLKVSSHGIRIINKIGVEAAIKKARAKSLTDVQI from the coding sequence ATGGCTAGAGTTTGTCAAATTACCGGAAAGAAGACACAAGTAGGTAACAACGTGTCTCACGCCAACAACAAAACAAAGCGCAAGTTTTACCCCAACTTGCAAAAGAAGCGCTTCTTCGTAGAAAGCACTGGTGAGTGGATTACTTTGAAAGTTTCTTCACACGGTATCCGCATCATCAACAAAATCGGTGTTGAAGCCGCTATCAAAAAAGCACGCGCAAAGTCGCTTACAGACGTACAAATCTAA
- a CDS encoding alpha/beta fold hydrolase, translated as MLYLPAYGVAERAPLILIHGFCENHRLWRDFVPTLAADFYVLTPDLPGFGQSPILPELPTMERVATVLAAQLSELGIERVTLVGHSMGGYVSLAFAELFPERVAGLCLFHSTAAADNEEKRRIRNNLLQVVRRRGSADFMEAFVKSLFYEPRLPELTQALSSLQTMVRQTPDETILQYTQTMRDRSDRQALLQSAQFPLGFILGKQDSFIPFELTQAGLPANALLQVLDHTGHVGMWERPAQTLHFVRQFAHYCQLA; from the coding sequence ATGTTGTATCTCCCTGCCTATGGTGTTGCTGAGCGCGCACCCTTAATCTTAATACACGGTTTTTGCGAAAACCATAGACTGTGGCGCGACTTCGTGCCTACCCTTGCGGCTGACTTCTACGTACTCACCCCTGACTTACCTGGCTTCGGCCAAAGCCCCATACTCCCCGAATTGCCCACGATGGAGCGTGTAGCCACCGTCTTGGCCGCTCAACTCAGCGAGCTAGGTATTGAGCGCGTTACTCTTGTCGGCCACTCTATGGGAGGCTATGTATCCCTAGCCTTTGCCGAACTGTTTCCGGAGCGTGTGGCCGGTTTGTGTCTCTTCCATTCCACTGCCGCCGCCGACAACGAAGAAAAGCGCCGCATACGCAACAACCTCCTTCAGGTTGTCCGGCGGCGGGGGTCGGCTGATTTTATGGAGGCCTTCGTCAAAAGCCTGTTCTACGAACCACGCCTGCCCGAGTTAACCCAAGCCCTCAGCTCCCTCCAAACGATGGTCCGCCAAACCCCCGACGAAACCATCCTCCAATACACCCAAACGATGCGCGACCGCTCCGACCGTCAAGCGCTGCTCCAAAGCGCCCAGTTCCCGCTTGGGTTCATTCTTGGCAAACAAGATAGTTTTATCCCTTTTGAGCTGACACAAGCGGGTCTTCCTGCCAATGCCCTGCTCCAAGTACTAGACCATACAGGCCACGTTGGTATGTGGGAGCGCCCCGCCCAAACCCTGCACTTCGTCAGACAGTTTGCGCACTATTGCCAACTAGCGTAA
- a CDS encoding sulfite exporter TauE/SafE family protein, producing the protein MFTTFLIALLTGLVMGLLGGGGSILTIPLFVYVFQVTPILATAYSLFVVGVSAWVGVFDYARKHLVRLRQGYWVAIPSIFSVVFTRNYLLPALPERLHFGALNLSRGGLLMTLFAGLMFYAAYWMFRPEDTPAPASKPWRLAMGGLGLGWLTGMVGAGGGFLIVPMLMGIAALPVQQAVGTSLFIIGINALTGLLGDLWRYHLDWPFLLSFTTAMIVGVLLGGQIARQLPAKALRRMFGVFIILMALYILWREWRVFS; encoded by the coding sequence TTGTTTACCACATTTTTAATAGCATTATTAACCGGCCTTGTGATGGGGTTGTTGGGCGGCGGCGGTTCTATCCTTACCATCCCCTTATTTGTATATGTTTTTCAGGTAACACCTATTTTGGCTACGGCCTATTCACTTTTTGTGGTCGGGGTGTCGGCTTGGGTCGGAGTTTTTGACTATGCCCGCAAGCACCTTGTCCGCCTAAGACAAGGATATTGGGTAGCCATTCCCTCGATTTTCTCAGTTGTGTTCACCCGCAACTACTTGTTGCCGGCCTTGCCTGAGCGCCTTCACTTTGGGGCTTTGAATCTCTCGCGGGGTGGCCTACTGATGACCCTCTTTGCTGGATTGATGTTTTATGCTGCTTACTGGATGTTTCGCCCCGAAGATACTCCAGCGCCAGCCTCCAAACCTTGGCGCTTGGCAATGGGGGGCTTAGGGCTTGGCTGGCTTACAGGGATGGTGGGAGCCGGTGGGGGCTTTTTGATAGTACCTATGCTGATGGGGATTGCAGCCCTGCCCGTACAACAAGCTGTGGGGACTTCGCTCTTTATCATTGGTATCAATGCCCTCACAGGCCTACTAGGCGACCTATGGCGTTATCATCTTGACTGGCCTTTTCTGTTGTCCTTCACAACAGCGATGATTGTGGGCGTATTGTTGGGCGGGCAAATCGCACGGCAGCTTCCGGCCAAGGCCTTGCGGCGTATGTTCGGTGTTTTTATTATTTTGATGGCGCTATACATCCTTTGGCGTGAGTGGCGTGTCTTTAGCTAA
- the rocD gene encoding ornithine--oxo-acid transaminase yields MTKTSISSSQDAIDLENQYGAHNYHPLPVVLSRGEGVYLWDVEGKRYFDFLSAYSAVNQGHCHPKIIQALCEQAQKLTLTSRAFYNDVLGEYERYITQYFGYDRVLPMNTGVEGGETANKLCRKWAYKVKGVPSNQAKILFAQNNFWGRTLAAVSSSTDPVARNDFGPYMPGYEIIPYNDLEALAKALEDPNVAGFMVEPIQGEAGVVVPDKGYLRQAYEMCKAKNVLFIADEVQTGLARTGKMLACDYEGFQPDILILGKALSGGVFPVSAVLARDEIMLTIKPGEHGSTYGGNPLACKVAIAALEVLKEENLADNAYQLGELFRERMQALIAKSDLITLVRGKGLLNAIVINDSATSDTAWRLCLALKDNGLLAKPTHGNIIRFAPPLVMTKAQLLECSDIIEQTVLAFVR; encoded by the coding sequence ATGACAAAAACAAGCATTTCCTCAAGTCAAGACGCCATCGATTTAGAAAACCAATATGGCGCACACAACTACCACCCGCTGCCGGTCGTCTTGAGCCGTGGCGAAGGGGTGTATCTGTGGGATGTAGAAGGGAAACGTTATTTTGATTTTCTCTCGGCCTACAGTGCGGTCAATCAGGGGCACTGCCACCCCAAAATCATTCAGGCGCTTTGTGAGCAAGCCCAAAAGCTGACCCTCACTTCTCGTGCCTTTTATAACGATGTGTTGGGCGAATATGAGCGCTATATTACCCAATATTTTGGTTACGATCGCGTGTTGCCGATGAATACGGGCGTAGAAGGTGGCGAAACAGCCAACAAGCTCTGCCGCAAATGGGCGTATAAGGTCAAGGGTGTGCCGAGCAATCAGGCCAAAATCTTGTTTGCCCAAAACAACTTCTGGGGACGCACCTTGGCGGCGGTCTCTTCGTCTACCGACCCAGTAGCGCGCAATGACTTTGGGCCTTATATGCCGGGTTACGAAATCATTCCCTACAACGACCTAGAGGCCCTGGCCAAGGCGCTTGAAGACCCCAATGTGGCCGGCTTTATGGTAGAGCCTATCCAAGGAGAGGCCGGCGTGGTAGTGCCCGACAAAGGCTATCTACGTCAGGCTTATGAAATGTGCAAGGCGAAAAATGTGCTTTTCATTGCCGACGAAGTGCAAACCGGACTGGCACGCACCGGCAAGATGCTGGCCTGCGACTACGAAGGGTTTCAACCCGATATACTGATTTTGGGCAAGGCGCTTTCGGGCGGGGTTTTTCCGGTGTCGGCTGTGTTGGCTCGCGACGAGATTATGCTCACCATCAAACCCGGAGAGCACGGCTCTACCTATGGGGGTAATCCGCTGGCCTGTAAGGTGGCCATAGCCGCACTAGAGGTGCTGAAAGAGGAGAATTTGGCCGACAATGCCTATCAGCTCGGGGAGTTGTTCCGTGAGCGAATGCAGGCGCTCATCGCCAAGTCGGACTTGATTACGCTGGTGCGCGGCAAGGGGCTGCTCAATGCAATTGTCATCAATGACAGCGCGACGAGTGATACGGCTTGGCGCTTGTGCTTGGCGCTGAAAGACAATGGCCTGCTGGCCAAGCCTACCCACGGCAATATCATCCGCTTTGCTCCGCCACTGGTGATGACGAAAGCCCAACTGCTGGAGTGCTCCGACATCATTGAGCAGACTGTGCTGGCGTTTGTGCGCTAG
- a CDS encoding M28 family peptidase, giving the protein MKKHRLFVGLCLAMLCCLQACNNSENTQNTQNTSSTPPLVLQPTPDFNADSAYAFIERQVAFGPRVPNTAAHRRCGEYLSQTLRGYGWEVMEQSFEARAYDSTLLQGRNIIASYNPQAAKRILLAAHWDTRHVADKDSVRKNEPFDGANDGGSGVGVLLEIARILGTVDTSLSNVGVDIILFDLEDYGYPENYEGQQTMESWCLGSQYWAKNKHRDNYSAYYGILLDMVGAKGARFYREGHSMQFAAGITQKVWGIAARLGYSSVFVNQQSPGIMDDHYYVNKIAKIPMIDIVEFNPEDGRSYFGHYHHTHADNMSIIDTATLKAVGQTVLQVIFNEAAPAS; this is encoded by the coding sequence ATGAAAAAACACCGCCTCTTTGTAGGTTTGTGCTTGGCGATGCTATGTTGCCTACAAGCCTGTAACAACTCTGAAAACACCCAGAATACTCAGAATACAAGCAGTACACCCCCACTGGTATTGCAACCTACACCTGATTTCAACGCCGACTCAGCCTACGCATTTATTGAGCGTCAGGTGGCTTTTGGCCCACGTGTACCTAATACAGCAGCCCACCGCCGCTGTGGAGAGTACTTAAGCCAAACCCTACGGGGCTATGGCTGGGAGGTGATGGAGCAATCGTTTGAGGCAAGAGCCTATGACAGCACCCTGCTCCAAGGGCGTAACATCATCGCAAGCTACAACCCACAAGCGGCCAAGCGTATTTTGTTGGCGGCTCACTGGGATACCCGTCACGTAGCCGACAAGGACAGTGTCCGCAAAAACGAGCCTTTTGATGGAGCCAATGACGGGGGAAGCGGCGTAGGAGTACTGCTCGAAATAGCCCGTATCCTCGGAACGGTAGATACCAGCCTTTCCAATGTAGGGGTTGATATTATCTTATTTGATTTGGAAGACTATGGCTACCCCGAAAACTATGAAGGCCAACAAACGATGGAGTCTTGGTGTTTGGGTTCGCAGTATTGGGCCAAAAACAAACATCGAGACAACTACTCGGCCTACTATGGTATTTTGTTGGATATGGTGGGTGCCAAGGGAGCCCGATTTTACCGTGAGGGGCACTCGATGCAGTTTGCCGCAGGCATTACCCAAAAAGTATGGGGTATAGCCGCTAGGTTGGGCTATAGTAGCGTTTTTGTCAATCAGCAAAGCCCTGGAATTATGGACGATCATTACTATGTCAACAAAATCGCCAAAATTCCGATGATAGACATCGTAGAGTTTAACCCCGAAGATGGCCGCTCTTATTTTGGGCACTATCACCATACACACGCCGACAATATGTCTATCATTGATACAGCCACACTGAAGGCTGTAGGGCAAACAGTATTGCAGGTGATTTTTAACGAAGCCGCCCCGGCTAGTTGA
- a CDS encoding SpoIIE family protein phosphatase encodes MRPRYLAQEGQIQKIAGTRHAIGGFQKNTEWIFEKHSFDLSQGAVCYLFSDGYEDQIGGDTQKKCMTARFRAHLQEVHHLPCQTQKQQLEDTSKNDREASPK; translated from the coding sequence ATGCGCCCACGCTACTTGGCGCAAGAAGGGCAAATTCAGAAAATAGCCGGCACCAGACACGCCATCGGAGGATTCCAAAAAAATACCGAATGGATTTTTGAAAAACACAGCTTCGACCTCAGCCAAGGAGCCGTGTGCTACCTTTTCTCTGACGGCTACGAAGACCAAATCGGGGGAGACACACAGAAAAAGTGTATGACCGCCCGCTTTAGAGCGCACCTCCAAGAGGTTCACCACCTTCCTTGCCAAACCCAAAAACAACAACTCGAAGACACCTCAAAGAATGACAGGGAGGCCTCTCCCAAGTAG
- a CDS encoding 1,2-dihydroxy-3-keto-5-methylthiopentene dioxygenase yields the protein MAVLNIPDQNKSIRDVAEIRAFLNARGVFFDQWEAAVQFSPEADQETILNAYAHALKPLMEKGGYQTADVLNINAHTPNYTALREKFLHEHTHTEDEVRFFVEGSGLFWFNLDNGQDPVFNVLCEAGDLISVPAHTKHWFDAGVTNPNVKAIRIFIDQSGWVPHYTESGVDTRYNPA from the coding sequence ATGGCCGTACTCAACATACCCGACCAAAACAAAAGTATCCGCGATGTAGCCGAAATTCGTGCTTTTCTGAATGCCCGTGGGGTCTTTTTTGACCAATGGGAGGCTGCGGTACAGTTTAGCCCCGAGGCTGATCAAGAAACCATTCTCAACGCCTATGCCCACGCGCTGAAGCCTTTGATGGAAAAAGGGGGATACCAAACTGCTGACGTGCTCAACATCAACGCACACACGCCCAACTACACAGCCCTCCGCGAGAAGTTTTTACACGAGCACACCCATACCGAAGATGAGGTGCGCTTTTTTGTAGAAGGAAGCGGCTTGTTTTGGTTCAACTTGGACAATGGGCAAGACCCTGTCTTCAATGTTTTGTGTGAGGCGGGCGACTTGATTTCAGTGCCCGCGCATACCAAGCATTGGTTTGATGCCGGAGTAACCAACCCCAACGTGAAAGCCATTCGTATCTTTATAGACCAATCGGGTTGGGTTCCTCACTACACGGAGTCTGGGGTAGATACACGTTATAACCCTGCCTAA
- a CDS encoding alpha/beta hydrolase — translation MTNPHLDLPAHAANLGRVGQYGFGIVAIHGRGQSPAFMLDLLGYLGWADFPIVAPAAHEQTWYPQKFMMPLADNQPWLDHAHEAVATSIERFTALGLAPSQVVLVGFSQGACLLADFIYRNPTHYKAVCCFTGGLPGEAGSVWPPTGSLSQTPIFLSSSEVDEWVPPARVRETAAVFEQMQGQVSCHIYANRPHEVCEEELAAVRHWLS, via the coding sequence ATGACCAACCCTCATCTAGACCTTCCTGCCCACGCTGCCAATCTTGGTCGCGTGGGGCAGTATGGCTTCGGGATTGTAGCCATACACGGGCGCGGGCAGTCGCCGGCCTTTATGTTAGACCTACTCGGATACTTGGGCTGGGCTGATTTCCCTATTGTAGCCCCCGCTGCACACGAACAAACGTGGTATCCGCAAAAGTTTATGATGCCGCTGGCCGACAACCAACCTTGGCTCGACCACGCCCACGAGGCCGTCGCCACCAGTATCGAGCGTTTTACGGCGCTAGGCCTCGCCCCCTCACAGGTGGTCTTGGTAGGCTTTTCACAGGGCGCTTGTCTACTGGCCGACTTTATATACCGCAATCCTACGCACTACAAGGCCGTTTGCTGCTTTACGGGGGGCTTGCCGGGCGAGGCTGGCAGTGTTTGGCCGCCTACGGGGAGTTTGTCTCAAACACCCATATTTTTGTCGAGTAGCGAAGTAGATGAGTGGGTTCCCCCAGCCCGCGTCCGAGAGACTGCCGCTGTTTTTGAACAAATGCAAGGCCAAGTCTCTTGCCATATCTACGCCAACCGCCCACACGAAGTCTGTGAGGAGGAGTTGGCTGCTGTGCGGCATTGGCTGTCCTAA
- a CDS encoding glycosyltransferase: MKFTPKIPLLLVWCFALGLLMSQAQTNSNKRELLTSTLWQLNQLKLENKVYDSDIVSSRAGTSNLLEFAANGTCYIRTPAGKVMQRNSWAFNTDETQLVIHSSEENAKQVYAILSLNKKQLMLELDDRDGNQIFVYVPYKAPKKKK; this comes from the coding sequence ATGAAATTTACTCCCAAGATACCCCTGCTTCTTGTATGGTGTTTTGCCCTTGGCTTATTGATGAGCCAGGCCCAAACCAATAGCAACAAACGCGAATTGCTGACTAGTACACTATGGCAACTCAACCAACTCAAGCTCGAAAATAAAGTCTATGACAGTGATATTGTCAGCTCCCGTGCCGGAACGAGCAACCTTCTAGAGTTTGCCGCCAATGGTACCTGCTATATCCGTACCCCTGCCGGCAAGGTGATGCAACGCAATTCTTGGGCGTTTAATACAGACGAGACCCAGCTCGTCATCCATTCGTCTGAAGAAAATGCCAAGCAGGTGTATGCTATTCTGAGTCTCAATAAAAAACAACTGATGCTCGAACTCGATGACCGTGACGGCAACCAAATATTCGTATATGTGCCTTATAAAGCACCAAAGAAGAAAAAATAG
- a CDS encoding GxxExxY protein, producing MKVIGLAIEVHSGLGSGLLESAYQECLFYKITKSGLLVEKEKSMPLVFEDVKLAYGYRIDLLIENKLIIEIKSVKTLNDIHLAQTLTYMKLGGYKLGLLINFNVSLLRNGIKRVVNKL from the coding sequence ATAAAAGTAATTGGATTAGCCATCGAAGTTCATTCAGGATTAGGTTCCGGGCTGTTAGAAAGCGCTTATCAAGAATGTCTGTTTTATAAAATTACCAAGTCAGGTTTACTTGTAGAAAAAGAAAAATCGATGCCTCTTGTCTTTGAAGATGTTAAGTTAGCATATGGTTACAGAATTGACTTGTTAATAGAAAATAAGTTAATCATTGAGATAAAAAGTGTGAAGACTTTAAATGATATTCATCTTGCTCAAACGTTGACTTATATGAAGCTAGGTGGCTATAAACTAGGTTTATTGATTAATTTCAATGTGTCATTACTCCGTAATGGTATCAAAAGGGTTGTCAATAAACTTTAG
- a CDS encoding SDR family NAD(P)-dependent oxidoreductase — protein MSKHFLVVGASSGIGYDIARQLLAEGHQVWTASRNQPDLPTHHTPWDVTTPIPEALLSALPTELHGVVYAPGTINLKPFHRFTEEEWLYDFRVNVWGAANLLQQLLKPLKASKGSSVVLFSTVAATTGMPFHASIASAKAGVEGLARSLAAEWAVQQIRVNVIAPSLTDTPLAAKLLSSDDKREAAGKRHPLGRVGSTQELADAALFLLSDKSTWITGQVMGIDGGMSTLKP, from the coding sequence ATGTCAAAGCATTTTTTAGTAGTCGGCGCTTCTTCAGGTATTGGTTATGATATTGCCCGGCAGCTCTTGGCCGAAGGCCATCAAGTATGGACTGCCTCTCGCAACCAACCAGACCTACCCACTCACCATACACCTTGGGACGTAACCACGCCTATTCCCGAAGCACTGCTCTCGGCCTTGCCCACAGAGCTGCACGGGGTGGTGTATGCGCCGGGTACGATTAACCTCAAACCTTTTCACCGCTTTACAGAAGAAGAGTGGCTCTACGACTTCAGGGTCAATGTATGGGGAGCGGCCAACCTGCTCCAGCAGTTGCTCAAGCCCCTCAAAGCCTCCAAGGGCAGCAGCGTGGTGCTCTTCAGCACCGTAGCCGCCACCACAGGGATGCCCTTTCATGCCTCTATCGCCAGCGCCAAAGCAGGAGTAGAAGGCTTGGCGCGATCGCTGGCTGCCGAATGGGCTGTGCAGCAGATTCGGGTCAATGTGATAGCCCCCTCTCTGACCGATACCCCACTGGCTGCCAAGTTGCTCAGCAGCGATGACAAACGCGAAGCCGCTGGCAAAAGACACCCCCTAGGCCGTGTAGGCTCTACCCAGGAGCTGGCCGACGCGGCCCTCTTTCTCCTCTCTGATAAATCGACTTGGATTACGGGACAGGTGATGGGCATAGATGGCGGAATGTCTACCCTGAAGCCCTGA